In a single window of the Candoia aspera isolate rCanAsp1 chromosome 14, rCanAsp1.hap2, whole genome shotgun sequence genome:
- the REXO5 gene encoding RNA exonuclease 5, producing the protein MGAQTHGVIKKRYYEDREMGGETQKANKKRKMEESDICPNHQEIKISSKVKKPHLSTQIFEEGQIGYEQLYELLRYATLGRHHNVTQPSWCRIHHQRHVAGVLVVVLHHVDQLHFYRYYLQFKHLRKTFRHRFSLPSISDDIIEKICGAGINDRQQLSREEMDDDPIIQKYAEKGCSLSSYILTPEEMHLHDYPLEDYGDCSHFVHTHCNGPVTDGSPLFGLDCEMCLTAKGSELTRIAVVDANGRCVMNELVKPKLPIRNYLTCYSGITEKLLRPVQTTLAEIQGRLRNLLPLDAILVGHSLNADLRALEVIHPNIIDTSLLFARKGGKRFKLKFLAAAVLGKEIQSKAQMGHDPTEDAQCALELAQYFIDQGPRKVAELNLEARLSEQRKMGEAASWVRAKQKNRIQKGARNPSQGLLESLQSVGQKTLLLGEQSDVQNHMASLNKQVLQKALEEIPKSSFSVIQFVLGSKHVTADLLAESSSKMRAKFSDMLTIYAGPFTKDVCLKTVRKVFRKCGHVRSIQLISETFKASS; encoded by the exons ATGGGTGCACAAACTCATGGAGTTATAAAGAAAAGGTATTATGAAGACAGGGAAATGGGAGGAGAGACCCAGAAGGCtaacaaaaaaaggaagatggaggAAAGTGACATTTGCCCAAATCATCAGGAAATTAAAATATCCAGTAAA GTGAAGAAACCCCATTTGTCCACTCAAATATTTGAAGAAGGCCAAATCGGCTATGAGCAACTATATGAACTCCTCAGGTATGCCACACTGGGAAGACATCACAACGTCACTCAGCCCAG TTGGTGTCGTATCCACCACCAAAGGCATGTGGCTGgtgtcctggtggtagttttgcACCACGTGGATCAGCTCCATTTCTACCGGTACTACCTGCAGTTCAAACATCTCCGAAAGACATTCAGACAC CGTTTCTCCCTGCCCTCCATCTCTGATGACATTATAGAAAAAATTTGTGGAGCGGGCATAAATGACCGTCAACAGCTCAGCAGGGAAG AGATGGATGATGATCCCATAATTCAGAAATATGCAGAAAAGGGCTGCAGTCTCTCAAGTTACATTTTAACTCCTGAGGAGATGCATCTCCATGATTATCCTCTAGAAG ATTATGGCGACTGCAGCCATTTTGTTCATACCCACTGCAATGGCCCGGTTACAGATGGCAGCCCCCTCTTTGGACTGGACTGCGAAATG TGTCTCACTGCTAAGGGGTCAGAACTCACCCGAATTGCAGTGGTGGATGCCAACGGTCGGTGTGTTATGAATGAGCTTGTCAAGCCCAAATTGCCAATAAGAAATTACCTTACCTG TTACTCTGGCATCACAGAGAAGCTGCTTCGCCCCGTCCAGACCACCCTCGCCGAAATCCAGGGCCGATTAAGGAATCTACTGCCTTTGGATGCCATTTTAGTGGGTCATTCCTTAAATGCTGATCTTCGAGCTCTAGAA GTGATTCATCCGAACATTATAGACACTTCGCTTCTCTTTGCCAGGAAAGGTGGCAAAAGGTTCAAGCTGAAATTCTTAGCAGCAGCAGTTTTAGG GAAAGAAATTCAGTCCAAGGCCCAAATGGGTCACGATCCCACAGAAGACGCCCAGTGTGCCCTTGAGCTGGCCCAGTATTTCATTGACCAGGGACCCAGGAAA GTTGCAGAGTTGAACCTAGAAGCCAGATTGTCAGAGCAAAGGAAGATGGGAGAGGCAGCGAGCTGGGTCAGggcaaaacaaaagaacaggATCCAGAAAGGGGCACGAAATCCCAGCCAAGG CCTTTTAGAGAGCTTACAGTCTGTCGGTCAAAAAACATTGCTTCTGGGAGAACAGAGCGATGTTCAGAATCATATGGCTTCCCTAAATAAGCAA GTTCTCCAGAAAGCCCTGGAAGAGATCCCTAAGTCTTCCTTCAGCGTAATTCAATTTGTTTTGGGTTCAAAGCACGTTACAGCTGACCTCCTTGCAGAATCCAGTTCAAAG ATGAGGGCCAAGTTTTCCGACATGCTGACCATCTACGCAGGCCCTTTTACCAAAGACGTTTGTCTGAAGACTGTGAGGAAAGTCTTTAGGAAGTGCGGCCATGTTCGGTCAATCCAGCTCATTTCAGAAACGTTTAAGGCAAGTAGCTGA
- the ERI2 gene encoding ERI1 exoribonuclease 2: MDFVCLFDRQLGIIRSVSKPSPGGQSYNQPKLRQLFDYLIIIDFESTCWKEVRKYQEIIEFPAVLLNTSNGEIETEFHMYVQPQEHPTLSEFCIELTGIKQNQVDEGVPLHICLSQFSKWIQKIQKEKNIVFGSTCAAPKEKLCAFVTWSDWDLGICLHYECKRKQLRKPDTLNSWIDLRATYKNFYSRKPQGLNGALKDVGIAFEGREHSGLDDSRNTARLAWKMVRDGCVMKITKSLDKVPPVKTSIARFWGEKPTNGCPLGTNRLVKASRLDGSENEVATEIEKKEEGPRQEMVHLGLHEDAPLRSRKRKKTDERGSNEQNLTSSLGRLHWPLGCFQHPCAKPLGLQSWGDKGQLISNPSMHNQGLVLVPTTLSTINISETDISSTPDCLSLLADWEDVAIIPEREDDPNSESSPAQDNPPRKSSLVTKDREDRTKSNGMNWGAEKGVDASLSMELSKSVIYKSPNTTIYNAGGAPSKFSDTSTFKLPVVMTDASSNRNPLACSAEAIKRKPSSPKSFPPTKKPPFRIHEDGSPRSSSFLPPKANPGSVSPALLNSSSNFNQSLRAAETGRMIPPLCQCGRRARKLNVSNGGPNQGKAFYSCPVRKREGTRKGCNYFRWEHSLLKEKIAVPTSASGAIGLKPLRTQSTSLGNVKLKSLGLRPSMRT; encoded by the exons ATggattttgtatgtttgtttgatAGACAGCTAGGCATTATTCGCAGTGTTTCTAAACCCTCTCCTGGTGGTCAAAGTTACAATCAACCCAAGCTGC GGCAGCTGTTTGACTACTTAATAATTATTGACTTTGAGTCTACCTGCTGGAAGGAAGTCCGAAAATATCAAGAAATAA TTGAATTTCCAGCAGTTCTCTTGAACACCTCAAATGGagaaattgagacagaatttcaCATGTACGTCCAGCCCCAGGAGCATCCAACTCTCTCTGAATTTTGTATTGAGCTGACTGGAATAAAACAG aatCAAGTTGACGAAGGAGTTCCTCTGCATATATGCCTATCCCAATTTTCTAAATGGATTCAAAAGATCCAGAAGGAGAAAAACATTGTTTTTGGTTCCACCTGTGCTGCTCCCAAAGAAAAATTATGTGCCTTTGTTACATGGTCAG ACTGGGACCTGGGAATTTGTTTGCACTATGAATGTAAAAGAAAACAGCTACGGAAGCCTGATACTTTAAATTCTTGGATTGACCTACGGGCAACTTACAAG AACTTTTATTCTAGGAAGCCACAAGGTTTAAATGGCGCTTTGAAAGATGTGGGTATTGCTTTTGAAGGACGGGAGCACTCTG GGCTGGATGATTCTCGGAATACAGCTCGCCTTGCTTGGAAGATGGTTCGTGATGGGTGTGTAATGAAAATCACTAAATCGTTAGATAAG GTGCCTCCTGTAAAGACTTCCATTGCCAGATTTTGGGGTGAGAAACCTACCAATGGTTGCCCTTTGGGAACCAACCGTCTTGTCAAAGCATCGCGTTTGGACGGAAGTGAAAACGAAGTTGCTACGGAAAtcgaaaagaaagaggaaggtcCACGGCAAGAGATGGTTCACTTAGGCTTGCATGAGGACGCACCTCTTAGGtctagaaagaggaaaaagactgACGAACGTGGCAGCAATGAACAGAACCTAACCTCGTCCCTAGGAAGACTCCACTGGCCGCTTGGCTGTTTTCAGCATCCCTGCGCTAAACCTTTAGGCCTTCAGAGTTGGGGTGACAAGGGGCAACTAATTTCAAACCCTTCAATGCATAATCAAGGGCTAGTTTTGGTCCCCACAACTCTTTCCACCATCAATATTTCTGAGACTGACATCAGTTCCACTCCGGATTGTCTGTCTTTGTTGGCGGACTGGGAGGACGTAGCAATAATACCAGAAAGGGAAGATGACCCAAATTCAGAATCCTCCCCAGCACAGGATAATCCCCCACGTAAGAGCTCGTTAGTGACCAAAGACAGAGAGGACAGGACCAAATCGAATGGGATGAATTGGGGAGCTGAAAAGGGGGTAGACGCTTCTCTGAGTATGGAGCTCTCAAAATCCGTCATATATAAGAGTCCTAATACAACTATTTATAATGCAGGCGGAGCTCCGAGCAAATTTTCGGATACTTCTACATTTAAGCTCCCTGTTGTAATGACAGATGCTTCTTCAAATAGGAATCCTCTTGCGTGCTCAGCTGAAGCCATCAAAAGGAAGCCCTCCAGCCCCAAATCTTTTCCTCCAACCAAAAAACCACCTTTCAGAATACACGAGGACGGAAGCCCAAGGTCGAGCAGCTTCCTGCCGCCCAAGGCGAATCCGGGCAGCGTCTCACCTGCTCTCTTGAACTCTTCCAGCAATTTCAACCAGTCTTTAAGGGCAGCAGAAACTGGGAGAATGATCCCTCCGTTGTGCCAATGTGGTCGAAGAGCTAGAAAGCTAAACGTGTCAAACGGTGGCCCTAATCAGGGTAAAGCATTTTACAGCTGCCCAGTTAGGAAACGTGAAGGGACTAGAAAGGGCTGCAACTATTTTCGATGGGAACATTCActtttaaaggagaaaattgCTGTTCCTACTTCGGCTTCAGGGGCTATTGGCCTGAAGCCTTTGAGAACACAGAGCACCTCTCTAGGAAATGTTAAGCTGAAGAGCCTGGGTCTCCGGCCCTCCATGCGAACCTAG